The Mycolicibacterium boenickei genome has a segment encoding these proteins:
- a CDS encoding M13 family metallopeptidase, which translates to MTVEAIKSGIDLSHVDPQARPQDDLFGHVNGRWLTDYEIPADRATDGAFRLLHDRAEEQIRDLITQAAASDAAAGTDEQRIGDLYASFMDEQTIATRGLAPLLAELALIDGAADSDALAAVLGGLERTGVSGGAGVYVDTDSKDSTRYLLHMSQSGLGLPDESYYRDEQHAEILAAYPGHIARMFALVYGGDQSETAARIVALESKLAAAHWDVVKRRDADLTYNLRTFADLSGDAPGFDWTGWLGALGTTPERVSELVLRQPDYVTAFAALWASEDLEDWKAWTRWRLIHSRAGLLTDELVAENFDFYGRTLSGTEQNRDRWKRGVSLVEGLMGDALGKLYVQQYFPPEAKARMDELVANLREAYRVSINELDWMTPETRAKALVKLDKFTPKIGYPARWRDYSALVVERDDLYGNYRRGHVVNSDRELAKLGGPVDRDEWFMTPQTVNAYYNPGMNEIVFPAAILQPPFFDAQADDAANYGGIGAVIGHEIGHGFDDQGAKYDGDGNLVDWWTDADRAEFGVRTKALIDQYEEFSPRGLDTSHHVNGAFTVGENIGDLGGLSIALLAYQLSLKGEEAPVIDGLTGVQRVYFGWAQVWRTKSREAEAIRRLAVDPHSPPEFRCNGVIRNIDSFYEAFEVADTDELYLEPAKRVRIWN; encoded by the coding sequence GTGACGGTAGAAGCCATCAAGTCGGGTATCGACCTGAGCCATGTCGACCCGCAAGCCCGCCCGCAAGACGACCTGTTCGGCCACGTCAACGGCCGTTGGTTGACCGACTACGAGATTCCCGCCGACCGCGCCACCGACGGCGCCTTCCGGCTCCTGCACGACCGTGCCGAGGAGCAGATCCGCGATCTGATCACGCAGGCGGCCGCATCCGACGCCGCTGCGGGCACCGACGAGCAGCGCATCGGCGACCTGTACGCCAGCTTCATGGACGAGCAGACCATCGCCACGCGTGGCCTGGCGCCGCTGCTGGCCGAGCTGGCGCTGATCGACGGCGCTGCCGACAGCGATGCGCTGGCCGCCGTGCTGGGCGGGCTGGAGCGCACCGGGGTGTCCGGCGGGGCCGGGGTGTACGTGGACACCGACTCCAAGGATTCGACGCGGTACCTGCTGCACATGAGCCAGTCCGGGCTCGGGCTGCCCGACGAGTCCTATTACCGCGACGAGCAGCACGCCGAGATCCTGGCCGCCTACCCCGGCCATATCGCCCGGATGTTCGCCCTCGTGTACGGCGGCGATCAGAGCGAGACCGCGGCCCGGATCGTGGCGCTGGAGTCCAAGCTGGCCGCCGCGCACTGGGACGTGGTCAAGCGCCGCGACGCGGACCTGACCTACAACCTGCGCACCTTCGCCGACCTGTCCGGCGATGCTCCCGGCTTCGATTGGACCGGCTGGCTCGGCGCCCTCGGCACCACCCCCGAGAGGGTTTCCGAGCTGGTGCTGCGCCAACCCGACTATGTGACGGCGTTCGCCGCGCTGTGGGCGAGTGAGGACCTGGAGGACTGGAAGGCCTGGACTCGCTGGCGCCTCATCCACTCCCGCGCCGGGCTGCTGACCGACGAGCTGGTGGCCGAGAACTTCGATTTCTACGGCCGCACCCTGAGCGGCACCGAGCAGAACCGCGACCGGTGGAAGCGCGGGGTGTCCCTGGTGGAGGGCCTGATGGGCGACGCCCTGGGCAAGCTCTACGTCCAGCAGTACTTCCCGCCCGAGGCCAAGGCCCGGATGGACGAGTTGGTGGCCAACCTGCGCGAGGCCTACCGGGTCAGCATCAACGAGCTGGACTGGATGACGCCGGAGACGCGGGCCAAGGCACTGGTGAAGCTCGACAAGTTCACGCCCAAGATCGGTTATCCGGCCCGCTGGCGGGACTATTCGGCTCTGGTGGTCGAGCGCGATGATCTCTACGGCAACTACCGTCGCGGCCACGTGGTGAACTCCGACCGCGAGCTGGCCAAGCTGGGCGGGCCGGTGGACCGCGACGAGTGGTTCATGACGCCGCAGACGGTCAATGCCTACTACAACCCGGGAATGAACGAAATCGTCTTTCCCGCAGCCATTCTGCAGCCGCCGTTCTTCGACGCCCAAGCCGACGATGCGGCCAACTACGGCGGCATCGGCGCGGTGATCGGCCACGAGATCGGTCACGGTTTCGACGACCAGGGCGCCAAGTACGACGGCGACGGCAACCTGGTGGACTGGTGGACCGACGCGGACCGGGCTGAATTCGGGGTCCGCACAAAGGCTTTGATCGACCAGTACGAGGAGTTCAGCCCGCGCGGGCTGGATACCTCGCACCACGTGAACGGCGCGTTCACGGTCGGGGAGAACATCGGTGATCTCGGCGGGCTGTCCATCGCCCTGCTGGCCTATCAGCTGTCGCTGAAGGGCGAGGAGGCTCCGGTGATCGACGGGCTGACCGGCGTGCAGCGCGTCTACTTCGGCTGGGCACAGGTGTGGCGGACCAAATCCCGTGAGGCCGAGGCCATCCGCCGCCTGGCGGTGGACCCGCACTCACCGCCGGAATTCCGCTGCAACGGCGTCATCCGCAACATCGATTCGTTCTACGAGGCGTTCGAGGTGGCCGACACCGACGAGCTGTACCTGGAGCCGGCCAAGCGCGTGCGGATCTGGAACTAG
- a CDS encoding CoA-binding protein: MTSQSAATVQRVLRETRSVAIVGASANPARASHEVWTYLKAATGYTLYLVNPTITEVDGTPVYPSLAALPEVPDLVDVFRRREELPNVLTDAIAVGAKTLWLQLGLRDDKVARDGAAAGLTVIQDLCLKVEYARFA; the protein is encoded by the coding sequence ATGACGTCCCAGTCAGCCGCGACGGTGCAACGCGTCCTGCGGGAAACCCGGTCGGTGGCCATCGTCGGCGCCTCGGCCAACCCGGCGCGGGCCAGCCACGAAGTCTGGACCTACCTGAAGGCGGCCACCGGCTACACGCTCTATCTGGTGAACCCGACCATCACCGAGGTGGACGGCACTCCCGTCTATCCCAGCCTGGCCGCGCTGCCCGAGGTCCCGGACCTGGTCGACGTGTTCCGTCGCCGCGAAGAACTGCCCAACGTGCTCACCGACGCCATCGCAGTCGGGGCCAAGACCCTGTGGCTGCAGTTGGGGCTGCGCGACGACAAGGTGGCCCGCGACGGCGCCGCGGCAGGCCTCACGGTCATCCAGGACCTCTGCCTGAAGGTCGAGTACGCCCGCTTCGCCTGA
- a CDS encoding MFS transporter: MTFSVAGESLPAHTSPWTPRVATQLAVLAAAAFVYVTAEMLPVGALPAIATDLRVSEGLVATLMASYALVAALTTVALVRLTARWPRRRTLVATLVCLTVSQVISALAPNFAVLAGGRVLCALAHGLMWSVIAPIGARLVPASHAGRATAAVYVGTGLALVVGNPLAAALSAMWGWRQAVAVIAVAAAVVALAAWTLLPALAPVSGATQAAVARHGHRRNRRLLTLSVLTLIGVTGHFVAFTFIVVIIRDVVGIHGPHLAWLLAGFGIAGLAGMAAMARPLDLWPKASVLGCLGALAAALLTLSVLAVESWSGLAVVLLGAAAVVVWGAASTALPPMLQASAMRTSPDDPDGASGRYVAAFQVGIMGGALIGGAIYDHGGAAPTLGAAAMLIIVALSGVALTRGVFTVSCATTEK, from the coding sequence ATGACCTTCAGCGTCGCCGGCGAATCGCTCCCCGCCCACACCAGCCCGTGGACACCACGCGTTGCCACGCAACTCGCCGTCCTCGCGGCGGCGGCGTTCGTCTACGTCACCGCCGAGATGCTCCCGGTCGGTGCGCTGCCGGCGATCGCCACCGACCTTCGGGTCAGCGAGGGCCTGGTCGCCACGTTGATGGCCAGCTATGCCCTGGTTGCCGCGCTGACCACGGTCGCGCTGGTGCGGCTGACGGCGCGCTGGCCGCGACGCCGGACGCTGGTCGCCACCCTGGTGTGTCTGACGGTCTCCCAGGTGATCTCCGCGCTCGCGCCGAACTTCGCGGTGCTGGCCGGCGGCCGGGTGCTGTGCGCGCTGGCGCACGGGCTGATGTGGTCGGTGATCGCACCGATCGGAGCCCGGCTGGTTCCGGCCAGCCACGCCGGCCGGGCCACCGCCGCGGTCTATGTGGGCACCGGGCTGGCCCTGGTCGTGGGTAACCCGCTGGCCGCGGCGCTCAGCGCGATGTGGGGCTGGCGCCAGGCCGTGGCGGTCATCGCCGTGGCCGCAGCCGTGGTGGCCCTGGCCGCGTGGACCCTGCTGCCGGCGCTCGCGCCGGTCTCCGGCGCGACGCAGGCTGCGGTGGCGAGGCACGGCCACCGGCGTAACCGCAGGCTGCTCACCCTGTCGGTGCTGACGCTGATCGGGGTCACCGGGCATTTCGTCGCCTTCACCTTCATCGTGGTGATCATCCGGGACGTGGTCGGGATCCATGGGCCGCACCTGGCGTGGCTGCTGGCCGGGTTCGGGATCGCCGGTCTGGCCGGGATGGCCGCCATGGCCCGACCCCTGGACCTGTGGCCCAAGGCCTCGGTGCTGGGCTGTCTGGGCGCACTGGCCGCTGCGCTGCTCACGTTGTCGGTGCTGGCCGTCGAATCGTGGTCCGGACTGGCGGTCGTGCTGCTGGGGGCAGCGGCCGTCGTGGTCTGGGGTGCGGCGTCGACGGCTTTGCCACCGATGCTGCAGGCCTCGGCGATGCGCACCTCGCCGGACGACCCCGATGGCGCGTCAGGCCGGTACGTAGCGGCCTTCCAGGTCGGCATCATGGGCGGTGCGCTGATCGGTGGCGCGATCTACGACCACGGCGGTGCTGCCCCGACCCTCGGCGCCGCTGCGATGCTGATCATCGTCGCGCTGAGCGGCGTCGCGCTGACTCGTGGCGTGTTCACAGTTTCCTGCGCTACCACAGAGAAGTAA
- a CDS encoding MTH1187 family thiamine-binding protein produces MIVAFSISPTGGDETGSVSAAVAEAVRVVRASGLPNETNAMFTNIEGEWDEVMAVVKQAVDAVAAVSPRVSLVLKADIRPGYTGQLTAKVERIEQALAD; encoded by the coding sequence GTGATTGTCGCGTTCAGCATCAGCCCGACGGGCGGGGATGAAACCGGAAGTGTCAGCGCCGCGGTGGCCGAAGCGGTGCGGGTGGTGCGGGCCTCTGGCCTGCCCAACGAGACCAATGCCATGTTCACCAACATCGAGGGTGAATGGGATGAGGTCATGGCCGTGGTGAAGCAGGCCGTTGACGCGGTAGCCGCGGTTTCGCCGCGAGTCAGCCTGGTGTTGAAGGCCGACATTCGTCCCGGCTACACCGGGCAGCTCACCGCGAAGGTCGAGCGGATCGAGCAGGCCCTGGCCGACTAG
- a CDS encoding L,D-transpeptidase produces the protein MPKSAKRRLITMFMAAGVVGAMVLSPSAYADPEVPPAPVDPAVPGPPPGAYIPPLPADPAAPAAAAPATPAPIVNYGSPTVPFTEGDAPGQSSQPFTGEAPFLPPSFNPVNGSMVGVAKPIYINFQRPIANRQMAQDAIRITSNPPVAGRFYWVTDTQLRWRPQDFWPSNTVVNIDAAGTKSSFRVGDYLVATVDDKAHQMEIMRNGKLEKTFPVSMGKPDGKHETKNGTYYVLEKFPDIIMDSSTYGVPVDSKEGYKLKVQDAVRIDNSGVFVHSAPWSVAQQGKSNTSHGCINLSPENAKWFYDNFGSGDPVVIKNTGGGWYNTPDGASDWQMF, from the coding sequence ATGCCGAAATCGGCAAAACGTCGACTGATCACCATGTTCATGGCCGCGGGAGTGGTCGGTGCAATGGTGCTCAGCCCATCCGCCTATGCGGATCCCGAGGTGCCGCCGGCACCCGTCGACCCTGCAGTTCCGGGCCCCCCGCCGGGCGCGTACATCCCCCCGCTGCCCGCCGACCCGGCGGCTCCGGCCGCCGCCGCTCCGGCGACACCCGCACCGATCGTCAACTACGGCTCCCCGACCGTGCCGTTCACCGAGGGCGACGCGCCCGGGCAGAGCTCTCAGCCGTTCACCGGTGAGGCGCCGTTCCTGCCGCCGTCGTTCAACCCGGTCAACGGGTCGATGGTGGGCGTCGCCAAGCCCATCTACATCAACTTCCAGCGGCCGATCGCCAACCGGCAGATGGCCCAGGACGCCATCCGGATCACGTCGAACCCGCCGGTGGCCGGGCGCTTCTACTGGGTCACCGACACCCAGCTGCGCTGGCGCCCGCAGGACTTCTGGCCGTCCAACACGGTGGTGAACATCGACGCGGCGGGCACGAAGTCGAGCTTCCGCGTCGGCGACTACCTGGTGGCCACGGTCGATGACAAGGCCCACCAGATGGAGATCATGCGCAACGGGAAGCTGGAGAAGACCTTCCCAGTGTCGATGGGCAAGCCCGACGGCAAGCACGAGACCAAGAACGGCACCTACTACGTGCTGGAGAAGTTCCCCGACATCATCATGGATTCCTCCACCTACGGTGTGCCGGTGGACTCCAAGGAGGGCTACAAGCTGAAGGTGCAGGACGCCGTCCGCATCGACAACAGCGGCGTGTTCGTGCACAGCGCCCCGTGGTCCGTCGCCCAGCAGGGCAAGAGCAACACCAGCCACGGCTGCATCAACCTCAGCCCTGAGAACGCCAAGTGGTTCTACGACAACTTCGGCAGCGGCGATCCGGTGGTCATCAAGAACACCGGTGGCGGCTGGTACAACACGCCGGACGGTGCCTCCGACTGGCAGATGTTCTAG
- a CDS encoding PPOX class F420-dependent oxidoreductase: MVAVPDGYEDLLTRPLFGHLATTRPDGSVQVNPMWFEWDGTHLRFTHTTKRQKYRNITAHPEVAMSIHDPDNPYRYLEVRGVVDEIVPDPTAAFFLSLNDRYSGSLNEVPADAPDRVILQVRPTVFSKH; encoded by the coding sequence ATGGTTGCAGTGCCTGATGGCTACGAGGATCTGTTGACGAGGCCGCTGTTCGGCCATCTGGCCACCACCAGGCCCGACGGGTCGGTGCAGGTGAATCCGATGTGGTTCGAATGGGATGGCACGCACCTGCGCTTCACCCACACCACCAAGCGCCAGAAGTACCGCAACATCACGGCGCATCCCGAGGTGGCGATGTCCATCCACGATCCGGACAACCCGTACCGCTACCTGGAGGTCCGCGGCGTGGTCGACGAGATCGTGCCGGACCCCACCGCGGCGTTCTTCCTGTCACTCAACGACCGCTACAGCGGGTCGCTCAACGAGGTGCCGGCGGACGCCCCCGACCGCGTGATCCTTCAGGTGCGCCCGACGGTGTTCAGCAAGCACTGA